One Paraburkholderia kururiensis DNA window includes the following coding sequences:
- a CDS encoding alginate lyase family protein — protein sequence MVRKVRTTTTRPVHGSRRAASSWAIRLAVLVATGGTLAWPAAAAFAAMNFCAAPALQSSERTSADPGVKALVADVQARVNEVPHAVPRLHTEGTLPHEGLYDQSVEAEKDLDLMRNAALAWRATTDDRFLKLVDRLLYAWVTTYQPSFNPIDETHFEGLILAYDMTASALPVKTRNATMAFLTKFANGYIAQIDAQPRPLAGTFRNNWQSHRIKLIAMAAFTLDNRKMIAAAQRLFVEHVGDNIEPDGSTVDFAERDALHYVTYDLQPLVTAALAARRHNRNWLSERAPGGATLAAALNWLTPYALGQKTHEEFVHSTVAFDAKRREAGLPGYSGDWDPKNAAELFHLAARLDGRYAPIALKLAPTPPAWLAVCLPLPAR from the coding sequence ATGGTGCGAAAGGTGCGAACGACAACAACAAGGCCCGTCCACGGCTCGCGGCGTGCGGCTTCCTCGTGGGCGATTCGCCTCGCCGTGCTGGTTGCGACCGGTGGCACGCTCGCATGGCCCGCGGCCGCGGCGTTTGCGGCAATGAATTTCTGTGCGGCGCCCGCGCTGCAAAGCAGCGAACGCACGAGCGCGGACCCGGGCGTCAAGGCGTTGGTGGCCGACGTGCAGGCGCGCGTGAACGAGGTGCCTCACGCAGTGCCGCGGCTGCACACCGAAGGCACGCTGCCGCACGAAGGCCTCTACGACCAGAGCGTGGAGGCCGAAAAAGACCTCGATCTCATGCGCAACGCCGCACTCGCCTGGCGCGCCACCACGGACGACCGCTTTCTGAAGCTCGTCGACCGCCTGCTCTACGCATGGGTCACCACGTATCAACCGAGCTTCAATCCCATCGACGAAACGCATTTCGAAGGGCTGATCCTCGCCTACGACATGACCGCGAGCGCGCTGCCCGTGAAGACGCGCAACGCCACGATGGCGTTCCTCACGAAGTTCGCCAACGGCTACATCGCGCAGATCGACGCGCAGCCGCGCCCGCTTGCGGGCACGTTCAGGAACAACTGGCAAAGCCACCGCATCAAACTGATCGCGATGGCGGCGTTCACGCTGGATAACCGCAAGATGATTGCGGCCGCGCAGCGGCTTTTCGTGGAGCACGTCGGCGACAACATCGAGCCGGACGGCTCCACCGTCGATTTCGCGGAGCGCGACGCGCTGCACTACGTCACGTACGATTTGCAGCCGCTCGTCACCGCCGCGCTCGCGGCGCGCCGGCACAACCGCAACTGGCTGTCCGAGCGCGCGCCAGGCGGCGCGACGCTCGCCGCCGCGCTCAACTGGCTCACGCCGTACGCGCTCGGTCAGAAGACGCACGAAGAGTTCGTGCACTCCACGGTCGCCTTCGACGCGAAGCGCCGCGAAGCCGGCCTGCCCGGCTATTCGGGCGATTGGGACCCGAAGAACGCGGCCGAACTGTTTCATCTGGCCGCGCGCCTCGACGGACGCTATGCCCCCATCGCGCTGAAGCTCGCGCCCACGCCGCCGGCGTGGCTCGCGGTGTGCTTGCCGTTGCCGGCGCGCTGA
- a CDS encoding thiamine pyrophosphate-binding protein, with protein sequence MPQPNVLTPSSSDTTTGARLIVDALLGHGVDRVFCVPGESFLAVLDSLHDETERIQTVVCRHEAAAANMAEAVGKLTGRPGVAIVTRGPGATHASIGVHTAFQDSTPMILLIGQVAREHLDREAFQEIDYRRMFGQMAKWVAQIDDARRIPEYLSHAFHTATSGRPGPVVLALPEDVLSDICPAQPPAPPYQRVAASPSRAQMERLHALLEAAQRPFVIAGGSGWTPAACANLTRFIENWRLPIGLAFRYQDTLDNEHPNYAGDVGLGVNPALAQRIRSADLLLAFGPRLGEATTGGYTLLDIPKTKQTLVHVHQGAEELGRVYAPELPIVSGMPELAELLAELQPSKEPVWSGSAAEAHSAYLEWRKPRPMPGDIQLGEIMQQLRARLPEDAIVTNGAGNYATWLHRHFSYRHFRSQLAPTSGAMGYGVPAAIAAKSLYPQRTVVAFAGDGCFMMAAQELATAMQYGLAVLFIVVNNGHYGTIRMHQERTYPGRVHGTGLTNPDFAAFARAFGAHGETVERTADFLPALERALGSGLPALLELRVPQDASTPAATLGQLREQALKARGG encoded by the coding sequence ATGCCGCAGCCGAACGTTCTCACCCCTTCTTCCTCCGATACGACGACGGGCGCGCGCCTCATCGTCGATGCACTGCTCGGCCACGGCGTTGACCGCGTGTTCTGCGTGCCCGGCGAGAGCTTTCTCGCCGTGCTCGATTCGCTGCACGACGAGACAGAGCGCATCCAGACCGTGGTCTGCCGCCATGAAGCCGCGGCGGCCAACATGGCGGAGGCGGTCGGCAAGCTGACGGGGCGGCCCGGCGTCGCGATCGTCACACGCGGACCGGGCGCGACGCACGCGTCCATCGGCGTTCACACGGCGTTTCAGGACTCCACGCCGATGATTCTGCTGATCGGTCAGGTCGCTCGCGAGCATCTGGACCGTGAGGCTTTCCAGGAAATCGACTACCGCCGCATGTTCGGGCAGATGGCCAAGTGGGTGGCGCAGATCGACGACGCGCGGCGCATTCCCGAGTATCTGAGCCACGCGTTTCACACCGCGACGTCGGGCCGCCCGGGTCCGGTCGTACTCGCTTTGCCCGAAGACGTGCTGAGCGACATCTGCCCGGCACAGCCGCCCGCGCCGCCTTATCAGCGTGTGGCGGCGTCGCCGTCCCGCGCGCAGATGGAGCGGCTGCACGCGCTGCTCGAAGCCGCACAGCGGCCGTTCGTCATCGCAGGCGGCAGCGGCTGGACGCCCGCGGCCTGCGCGAACCTCACGCGCTTCATCGAGAACTGGCGCCTGCCCATCGGTCTCGCGTTCCGCTATCAGGACACGCTCGACAACGAGCATCCGAACTATGCGGGCGACGTCGGGCTCGGCGTGAATCCGGCGCTCGCGCAACGCATCCGCAGTGCCGACCTGCTGCTCGCGTTCGGCCCGCGCCTTGGCGAAGCGACGACCGGCGGCTACACGCTGCTCGACATTCCGAAGACGAAGCAGACGCTCGTTCACGTCCATCAGGGCGCGGAAGAGTTGGGCCGAGTCTACGCGCCGGAACTGCCCATCGTCTCCGGCATGCCGGAACTCGCCGAACTGCTCGCGGAACTGCAGCCTTCGAAGGAGCCCGTGTGGTCGGGCAGCGCCGCAGAGGCACACAGCGCCTACCTCGAATGGCGCAAGCCGAGGCCGATGCCCGGCGACATCCAGTTGGGCGAGATCATGCAGCAGTTGCGCGCGCGGCTGCCCGAAGACGCCATCGTGACGAACGGTGCGGGCAATTACGCGACGTGGCTGCATCGCCATTTCTCGTACCGTCATTTCCGCTCGCAGCTCGCGCCCACGAGCGGTGCGATGGGCTACGGCGTGCCCGCGGCGATTGCGGCGAAGTCGCTGTATCCGCAGCGCACGGTGGTGGCGTTCGCGGGCGACGGCTGCTTCATGATGGCCGCGCAGGAACTGGCCACGGCGATGCAATACGGGCTCGCGGTGCTCTTCATCGTGGTGAACAACGGGCATTACGGGACGATCCGCATGCATCAGGAGCGCACGTACCCGGGCCGCGTGCATGGTACGGGGCTCACGAACCCCGACTTCGCCGCCTTCGCGCGCGCCTTCGGCGCACACGGCGAAACGGTGGAGCGCACGGCGGACTTCCTGCCTGCACTGGAACGCGCGCTGGGCTCGGGGCTGCCGGCATTGCTCGAATTGCGCGTGCCGCAGGACGCCAGCACGCCGGCCGCCACGCTCGGCCAGTTGCGCGAACAGGCGTTGAAGGCGCGCGGCGGCTGA
- the gcvP gene encoding aminomethyl-transferring glycine dehydrogenase has protein sequence MKLDHPDHLMNRTPLSLAALEVHDAFAERHIGPDAAGQQAMLDVLGFASRAALIDAVIPKAIRRAEPLPLGPFAQPLSEAEALAALRELANKNQVFRTYIGQGYYNAHTPPVILRNVLENPAWYTAYTPYQPEISQGRLEALLNFQQMVTDLTGLAISNASLLDEATAAAEAMTLLQRVGKPKSNVFYVADDVLPQTIEVVKTRATPVGIEVKVGPAADAASANAFGVLLQYPGVNGDVRDYRALAEAIHAAGGHVVAAADLLALTVLTPPGEWGADVAVGNAQRFGVPVGFGGPHAAYLAVRDEFKRQMPGRLVGVTVDAQGKPALRLALQTREQHIRREKATSNVCTAQALLAIMASMYAVYHGPRGLKTIALRVNRIASLLAAGAKKLGYTLVNETFFDTLTFETGARTQALHDAALARRINLRHVNDTRVGVSIDETTTRADLADLLAVFAQAAFATDVPQVDVLDAELTASASGALGSVPAGLERTSAYLTHHVFNRHHSETEMLRYLRSLADKDLALDRSMIPLGSCTMKLNATSEMLPVTWPEFGQIHPFAPAEQTVGYREMIDQLEQMLVAATGYAAVSLQPNAGSQGEYAGLLVIHAYHASRGEGHRNVCLIPASAHGTNPASAHMAGMQVVVVACDAQGNVDIEDLKAKAAQHADKLAAIMITYPSTHGVFEQNVREICEIVHAHGGQVYVDGANMNAMVGLTAPGQFGGDVSHLNLHKTFCIPHGGGGPGVGPVAVGAHLAQFLPNQLSSGYRRAEQGIGAVSAAPYGSASILPISWMYIAMMGAKNLTAATETAILNANYVAKKLAPHYPVLYSGPGGLVAHECILDLRPIKETSGITVDDVAKRLADYGFHAPTMSFPVPGTLMVEPTESESKEELDRFIDAMIAIREEIRAVEEGRADREDNPLKHAPHTAAVVTANEWPHAYSRETAAYPVPSLLANKYWPPVGRADNVYGDRNLFCSCVPVSDYADS, from the coding sequence ATGAAGCTCGACCACCCGGATCACCTGATGAACCGCACTCCCCTTTCACTCGCCGCGCTCGAAGTGCATGACGCGTTCGCCGAGCGCCACATTGGCCCGGACGCAGCCGGCCAGCAGGCGATGCTCGACGTGCTCGGCTTCGCATCGCGCGCCGCGTTGATCGACGCGGTGATTCCGAAGGCGATCCGACGTGCCGAGCCGCTGCCGCTGGGCCCGTTCGCCCAGCCGCTCTCCGAAGCCGAAGCGCTCGCCGCGCTGCGCGAACTCGCGAACAAGAACCAGGTGTTCCGCACGTACATCGGCCAGGGTTATTACAATGCGCACACGCCGCCGGTGATCCTGCGCAACGTGCTCGAAAACCCGGCCTGGTACACGGCTTACACGCCGTATCAGCCGGAGATTTCGCAAGGCCGCCTCGAAGCGCTGCTCAACTTCCAGCAGATGGTGACGGACCTCACGGGCCTCGCCATCTCGAACGCGTCGCTGCTCGACGAAGCCACGGCCGCCGCGGAAGCCATGACGCTGCTGCAACGCGTGGGCAAGCCGAAGTCGAACGTGTTCTACGTGGCCGACGACGTGCTGCCGCAAACCATTGAAGTCGTGAAGACGCGCGCCACGCCCGTGGGCATCGAAGTGAAGGTGGGCCCCGCCGCCGACGCCGCCAGCGCCAACGCGTTCGGCGTGCTGCTGCAGTACCCCGGCGTGAACGGCGACGTGCGCGACTACCGCGCGCTGGCCGAAGCCATCCACGCTGCCGGCGGCCATGTGGTGGCCGCGGCCGACCTGCTCGCGCTCACCGTGCTAACGCCGCCGGGCGAATGGGGCGCGGACGTCGCGGTGGGCAACGCGCAACGCTTCGGCGTGCCGGTGGGCTTCGGCGGTCCGCACGCCGCTTACCTCGCCGTGCGCGACGAATTCAAGCGCCAGATGCCGGGCCGCCTCGTGGGCGTGACGGTGGACGCGCAAGGCAAGCCCGCGCTGCGCCTCGCGCTGCAAACGCGCGAACAGCACATCCGCCGCGAGAAGGCGACGTCGAACGTCTGCACGGCGCAGGCGCTGCTCGCGATCATGGCCAGCATGTACGCCGTCTATCACGGCCCGCGCGGCCTGAAGACCATTGCGCTGCGCGTGAACCGCATCGCGTCGCTGCTCGCGGCGGGCGCGAAGAAGCTCGGCTACACGCTCGTCAACGAAACGTTCTTCGATACGCTCACGTTCGAAACCGGCGCCCGCACGCAGGCGCTGCACGACGCCGCGCTCGCGCGCCGCATCAACCTGCGCCACGTGAACGACACGCGCGTGGGCGTCTCCATCGACGAAACCACGACGCGCGCCGACCTCGCCGACCTGCTCGCCGTGTTCGCGCAAGCCGCCTTCGCCACCGACGTGCCGCAAGTCGATGTGCTCGACGCCGAACTCACGGCGAGCGCCTCGGGCGCACTCGGCTCGGTGCCGGCCGGACTCGAACGCACGAGCGCGTACCTCACGCACCACGTCTTCAACCGTCACCATTCGGAGACGGAAATGCTGCGCTATCTGCGCAGCCTCGCCGACAAGGATCTCGCGCTCGACCGCTCGATGATCCCGCTCGGCTCGTGCACGATGAAGCTCAACGCCACGTCGGAAATGCTGCCCGTCACGTGGCCTGAGTTCGGTCAGATCCACCCATTCGCGCCCGCGGAACAGACGGTCGGCTATCGCGAAATGATCGACCAGCTCGAACAGATGCTCGTTGCGGCCACCGGTTACGCGGCGGTCTCGCTGCAACCGAACGCGGGCTCGCAGGGCGAGTACGCGGGTCTGCTCGTCATTCACGCGTATCACGCGTCGCGCGGCGAAGGCCATCGCAACGTCTGCCTGATTCCGGCGTCCGCGCACGGCACCAATCCGGCGTCGGCACACATGGCCGGCATGCAGGTGGTGGTCGTGGCGTGCGATGCGCAGGGCAACGTCGATATCGAAGACCTCAAGGCGAAGGCCGCGCAACATGCGGACAAGCTCGCCGCCATCATGATCACGTACCCGTCCACGCACGGCGTATTCGAGCAGAACGTGCGCGAGATCTGCGAGATCGTGCATGCGCACGGCGGCCAGGTCTACGTGGACGGCGCCAACATGAACGCGATGGTCGGCCTCACGGCGCCGGGCCAGTTCGGCGGCGACGTCTCGCACCTGAACCTGCACAAGACGTTCTGCATTCCGCACGGCGGCGGCGGCCCGGGCGTGGGTCCCGTCGCCGTGGGCGCGCACCTCGCGCAGTTCCTGCCGAACCAGCTTTCGTCGGGCTATCGTCGCGCGGAACAGGGCATTGGTGCGGTGTCGGCGGCGCCGTACGGCTCCGCATCCATCCTGCCGATCTCGTGGATGTACATCGCGATGATGGGCGCGAAGAACCTCACCGCCGCGACGGAAACCGCGATCCTCAACGCGAACTACGTCGCAAAGAAGCTCGCGCCGCATTACCCGGTGCTGTATTCGGGTCCCGGCGGGCTCGTCGCGCACGAGTGCATTCTCGACCTGCGCCCCATCAAGGAAACGAGCGGCATCACCGTGGACGACGTGGCCAAGCGCCTCGCAGACTACGGCTTCCACGCGCCGACGATGAGCTTCCCGGTGCCGGGCACGCTGATGGTGGAGCCCACCGAGTCGGAGTCGAAAGAGGAACTCGATCGCTTCATCGACGCGATGATTGCGATTCGCGAAGAGATTCGCGCCGTGGAAGAAGGCCGCGCCGACCGCGAGGACAACCCGCTCAAGCACGCGCCGCACACGGCAGCAGTCGTCACGGCCAACGAGTGGCCGCACGCGTACTCGCGCGAAACGGCGGCGTACCCCGTGCCTTCGCTGCTGGCCAACAAGTACTGGCCGCCGGTGGGCCGCGCGGACAACGTCTACGGCGACCGCAATCTGTTCTGCTCGTGCGTGCCGGTCTCGGACTACGCCGATTCGTAA
- a CDS encoding L-serine ammonia-lyase, giving the protein MAVSVFDLFKIGIGPSSSHTVGPMRAALMFAQGLERDGLLGATASVKVDLYGSLGATGKGHGTDRGVMLGLMGDAPDTVDPDTIAARLEAVKQSRTLALLGRHAVPFVQKDHIGFFRQALAEHPNGMKLHAFDAQGTTLRESTYLSVGGGFVVTAGAPNTKVLAAVDQLPHPFRTGNELLAMCAATGKTIAQLMWENERAWHTAEETRTGLLKIWNVMQSCVARGCGINNPDADGTLPGPFQVKRRAPQLYRALTGNPERALQDPLSMVDWINLYAIAVNEENAAGGRVVTAPTNGAAGIIPAVLHYYTRFMPGANEQGVLDFLMTAAAIGILYKLNASISGAEVGCQGEVGVACSMAAGALAAVMGGTPKQVENAAEIGMEHNLGLTCDPVGGMVQIPCIERNAMASVKAVNAARMALRGDGSHYVSLDSVIKTMRETGADMKTKYKETSRGGLAVNIVEC; this is encoded by the coding sequence ATGGCAGTCAGCGTGTTCGACCTCTTCAAAATCGGCATCGGTCCCTCCAGCTCGCACACGGTGGGTCCGATGCGCGCGGCGCTGATGTTCGCGCAGGGGCTCGAGCGCGACGGTCTGCTCGGCGCGACCGCATCGGTGAAAGTGGATCTGTACGGGTCGCTGGGCGCCACCGGCAAAGGCCACGGCACCGACCGCGGCGTGATGCTCGGTCTCATGGGCGATGCGCCGGATACCGTCGATCCCGATACGATCGCCGCGCGCCTCGAAGCCGTGAAGCAGTCGCGCACGCTTGCGCTGCTGGGCCGGCACGCCGTGCCGTTCGTGCAGAAGGACCACATCGGCTTCTTCCGTCAGGCCCTCGCCGAGCATCCCAACGGTATGAAGCTGCACGCGTTCGACGCGCAAGGCACCACGCTGCGCGAATCGACGTATCTCTCCGTGGGCGGCGGCTTCGTCGTGACGGCGGGCGCGCCGAACACGAAGGTGCTCGCCGCCGTCGATCAACTGCCGCATCCGTTTCGCACCGGCAACGAACTGCTCGCCATGTGCGCCGCCACGGGCAAGACCATCGCGCAGCTGATGTGGGAGAACGAGCGCGCCTGGCACACCGCCGAAGAAACGCGCACGGGCCTCTTGAAGATCTGGAACGTGATGCAGTCGTGCGTGGCGCGCGGCTGCGGCATCAACAATCCTGACGCGGACGGCACGCTGCCCGGTCCCTTCCAGGTGAAGCGCCGCGCGCCGCAGCTTTACCGCGCGCTCACGGGCAACCCCGAACGCGCGCTGCAAGACCCGCTTTCGATGGTGGACTGGATCAATCTCTACGCCATCGCCGTGAACGAAGAGAATGCCGCAGGCGGGCGCGTGGTCACGGCGCCCACCAACGGCGCGGCCGGCATCATTCCCGCGGTGCTCCACTACTACACGCGCTTCATGCCGGGCGCGAACGAGCAAGGCGTGCTCGACTTTCTAATGACGGCCGCGGCCATCGGCATTCTCTACAAGCTCAACGCGTCGATTTCGGGCGCCGAAGTGGGCTGCCAGGGCGAGGTGGGCGTGGCGTGCTCGATGGCGGCCGGCGCACTCGCGGCCGTCATGGGCGGCACGCCGAAGCAGGTGGAAAACGCCGCGGAGATCGGCATGGAACACAACCTCGGCCTGACCTGCGACCCCGTGGGCGGCATGGTGCAGATTCCCTGCATCGAACGCAACGCGATGGCTTCCGTGAAAGCCGTGAACGCCGCGCGCATGGCGCTGCGCGGCGACGGCAGCCACTACGTGTCGCTCGACTCGGTCATCAAAACCATGCGCGAAACCGGCGCCGACATGAAGACCAAGTACAAGGAAACGTCGCGCGGCGGCCTGGCGGTGAACATCGTCGAGTGCTGA
- a CDS encoding branched-chain amino acid ABC transporter substrate-binding protein has translation MQHTMKQLAGATLVAAMSLAGTAHAQQAEDVKIGFAGPMTGAQAHYGKDFQNGITLAVEDMNATKPVIGGKPVHFVLDVADDQADPRTGTTVAQKLVDDGIKGMLGHFNSGTTIPASRIYANAGIPEIAMATAPEYTQQGFKTTFRMMTSDTQQGSVAGAFAVKKLGMKKIAIVDDRTAYGQGLADQFEKAAKAAGATIVDREYTNDKAVDFKSILTKLKAANPDLIYYGGADSQAAPMVKQMKALGVKAPLMGGEMVHTPTFLQIAGEAANGTVASLAGLPLDEMPGGKDYTEKYKKRFGEDVQTYSPYAYDGAMALFTAMKKANSTEPAKYLPFLAKTDMPAVTTKQLAYDSKGDLKNGGITLYKVVDGKWTTLESVGGK, from the coding sequence ATGCAACACACGATGAAACAGCTGGCAGGCGCAACGCTGGTTGCTGCAATGTCGCTGGCGGGGACCGCGCATGCGCAGCAGGCCGAAGACGTGAAGATCGGCTTCGCGGGCCCGATGACGGGCGCGCAGGCGCACTACGGCAAGGACTTCCAGAACGGCATCACGCTGGCTGTTGAGGACATGAACGCGACGAAGCCGGTGATCGGCGGCAAGCCGGTTCACTTCGTGCTCGACGTCGCCGACGACCAGGCCGACCCGCGCACGGGCACCACCGTCGCGCAGAAGCTCGTGGACGACGGCATCAAGGGCATGCTCGGCCACTTCAACTCGGGCACGACGATCCCGGCCTCGCGCATCTACGCGAACGCCGGCATTCCCGAGATCGCGATGGCGACGGCGCCGGAATACACGCAGCAAGGCTTCAAGACCACGTTCCGCATGATGACCTCGGACACGCAGCAAGGCTCGGTGGCCGGCGCGTTCGCGGTGAAGAAGCTCGGCATGAAGAAGATCGCGATCGTGGACGATCGCACGGCCTACGGCCAGGGTCTGGCCGACCAGTTCGAGAAGGCCGCGAAGGCAGCGGGCGCGACCATCGTCGATCGTGAATACACGAACGACAAGGCTGTGGACTTCAAGTCGATCCTGACCAAGCTGAAGGCCGCCAATCCCGACCTGATCTACTACGGCGGCGCCGACTCGCAAGCCGCGCCGATGGTCAAGCAGATGAAGGCGCTGGGCGTGAAGGCCCCGCTGATGGGCGGCGAAATGGTCCACACGCCGACCTTCCTGCAGATCGCGGGCGAAGCGGCGAACGGCACGGTGGCGTCGCTGGCGGGCCTGCCGCTGGACGAAATGCCGGGCGGCAAGGACTACACGGAGAAGTACAAGAAGCGCTTCGGCGAAGACGTGCAGACCTACTCGCCGTACGCGTACGACGGCGCGATGGCGCTCTTCACGGCAATGAAGAAGGCGAACTCGACCGAGCCGGCGAAGTACCTGCCGTTCCTCGCGAAGACCGACATGCCGGCCGTGACGACGAAGCAGCTCGCCTACGACTCGAAGGGCGACCTGAAGAACGGCGGCATCACGCTGTACAAGGTCGTCGACGGCAAGTGGACGACGCTAGAAAGCGTGGGCGGCAAGTAA